The following coding sequences lie in one Thermoanaerobaculia bacterium genomic window:
- a CDS encoding DUF3467 domain-containing protein, whose amino-acid sequence MSEPDAGAQNLNIKIGDEELKGRYSNLLRITHTREEFILDFVNLVPPQGMVTARIVTSPGHLKRIVQALAQNLARYEEAFGPIPEAADPTGGRKVH is encoded by the coding sequence ATGAGTGAGCCGGACGCCGGAGCCCAGAACCTCAACATCAAGATCGGGGACGAGGAGCTGAAGGGGCGATACTCGAACCTGCTGCGGATCACCCATACCCGCGAGGAGTTCATCCTCGACTTCGTGAACCTCGTGCCGCCGCAGGGGATGGTCACGGCCCGCATCGTGACCAGCCCGGGGCACCTGAAGCGCATCGTTCAGGCCCTGGCGCAGAACCTGGCGCGCTACGAAGAGGCGTTCGGCCCGATTCCCGAAGCGGCCGACCCGACCGGAGGCCGCAAGGTCCACTGA
- a CDS encoding ABC transporter ATP-binding protein, with the protein MTWAVRAEQVSKRYRRTAKGFQLRTLKSALLGRRGDEALAGDETIAAVEDVSFEIARGEAFGIVGGNGSGKSTLLKMIAGILKPTTGSLETAGRVAALIELGAGFHPEISGRENIFINGAVLGLSKREIHARYERIVEFSGLADFLEEPVKNYSSGMYVRLGFAVAIHTDPEILLVDEVLAVGDEAFAHRCLRRIEELLASGRTVIFVSHALGLVEDLCSRVLWLDDGRVRLLGDPRRVVDGYRQNVAEDEGRAHREAKEEREREEEGVHAAVVAEDDVGEVLRWGSGAAEVIGVRLLDGAGGERYHFESGEAVTFEIEARAAQPLTDVVFGVGLFSPRGVEVWGTNTDIDGFASARFSGRAKVNLECPSLRLAPGEYLVDVAAHAQDGAPYDYRRKLLAFSVTSAAGGAGVYLPEHRWRFAAPGAAAGSADTAGELHFQRRSHE; encoded by the coding sequence GTGACCTGGGCGGTGCGCGCCGAGCAGGTCAGCAAGCGCTATCGCCGGACGGCGAAGGGCTTCCAGCTGCGGACGCTGAAGAGCGCCCTGCTGGGGCGCCGCGGGGACGAGGCCCTGGCGGGGGACGAGACCATCGCCGCCGTCGAGGACGTCTCCTTCGAGATCGCGCGCGGCGAGGCGTTCGGTATCGTCGGCGGCAACGGCTCCGGCAAGTCGACGCTCCTCAAGATGATCGCCGGCATCCTCAAGCCGACCACCGGCAGCCTCGAGACCGCCGGCCGAGTCGCCGCCCTCATCGAGCTCGGGGCCGGGTTCCATCCCGAGATCTCGGGGCGCGAGAACATCTTCATCAACGGCGCCGTTCTCGGGCTCTCGAAGCGCGAGATCCACGCCCGCTACGAGCGCATCGTCGAATTCTCCGGCCTGGCGGACTTCCTCGAGGAGCCGGTCAAGAACTACTCCTCCGGCATGTACGTGCGCCTGGGCTTCGCGGTGGCGATCCACACCGACCCCGAGATCCTGCTCGTCGACGAGGTCCTCGCGGTCGGCGACGAGGCGTTCGCGCACCGCTGCCTCCGCCGGATCGAGGAGCTGCTGGCTTCGGGGAGGACGGTGATCTTCGTCAGCCATGCGCTCGGCCTGGTGGAGGATCTCTGCTCGCGCGTCCTCTGGTTGGACGACGGCCGGGTGCGCCTCCTCGGCGACCCGCGCCGGGTGGTCGACGGCTATCGCCAGAACGTCGCCGAAGACGAGGGCCGCGCGCACCGCGAAGCCAAGGAGGAGCGCGAGCGCGAAGAGGAGGGCGTCCACGCCGCCGTCGTCGCGGAGGACGATGTCGGCGAGGTGCTGCGGTGGGGCTCCGGCGCGGCCGAGGTCATCGGCGTGCGGCTCCTCGACGGCGCGGGGGGCGAGCGCTACCACTTCGAGAGCGGCGAGGCGGTGACCTTCGAGATCGAGGCCCGGGCCGCCCAGCCGCTCACCGACGTCGTCTTCGGCGTCGGTCTCTTCTCGCCGCGCGGCGTCGAGGTCTGGGGCACCAACACCGACATCGACGGCTTCGCGAGCGCGCGCTTCTCGGGCCGCGCCAAAGTGAACCTCGAATGCCCGAGCCTGCGCCTCGCGCCGGGGGAGTACCTCGTCGATGTCGCCGCCCACGCGCAGGACGGAGCGCCGTACGACTACCGCCGGAAGCTCCTCGCCTTCTCGGTGACCAGTGCCGCGGGCGGCGCCGGGGTCTACCTGCCGGAACACCGCTGGCGTTTCGCTGCCCCGGGCGCTGCGGCGGGCAGCGCCGACACTGCGGGCGAGCTCCACTTTCAAAGGAGAAGTCATGAGTGA